From Yersinia hibernica, a single genomic window includes:
- a CDS encoding glutathione S-transferase family protein: MVIVHHLNNSRSQRILWMLEELQVPYELQRYQRDPGSLLAPPELKKIHPLGKSPVITDGDLTLAESGAIIEYLQETYDAQGLFKPTGHYDRQQFRYWMHYAEGSLMPLLVMKLIFSRFGGPPVPWIIRPVAKALGDGVQKSYLNKQIATHRDYLEQHLSKNQWFAGSDFSAADIQMSFPIEAINTRGSLEGFPKLQDFLVRIHQRPAYQQAIAKGGAFKLEK; encoded by the coding sequence ATGGTCATTGTTCACCATCTGAATAATTCGCGTTCACAGCGTATCTTGTGGATGCTGGAAGAGTTGCAAGTCCCCTATGAGTTGCAGCGCTATCAGCGCGATCCCGGCAGCTTGCTGGCACCACCCGAGTTGAAAAAAATCCATCCATTGGGGAAATCACCGGTGATTACTGATGGTGACCTGACCCTGGCGGAGTCGGGCGCTATCATCGAATACTTGCAGGAAACCTATGATGCACAAGGCTTGTTTAAGCCCACCGGCCATTATGATCGCCAGCAATTTCGTTACTGGATGCATTACGCTGAAGGTTCATTGATGCCACTTTTGGTCATGAAACTTATCTTTAGCCGCTTCGGTGGGCCGCCAGTTCCGTGGATTATCCGCCCAGTAGCCAAGGCATTAGGCGATGGAGTACAGAAAAGCTATCTGAATAAGCAAATTGCCACCCATCGTGATTATCTTGAACAACACTTATCGAAAAATCAATGGTTTGCAGGCAGTGATTTTAGTGCCGCAGATATTCAGATGAGTTTTCCTATTGAGGCGATAAATACACGCGGTAGCCTTGAGGGATTCCCAAAACTGCAAGATTTCTTAGTGCGAATTCATCAACGCCCAGCTTATCAACAGGCGATTGCAAAGGGCGGCGCTTTCAAATTAGAAAAGTGA
- the ssb1 gene encoding single-stranded DNA-binding protein SSB1 — protein MASRGVNKVILVGNLGQDPEVRYMPNGGAVANITLATSESWRDKATGEQKEKTEWHRVVLFGKLAEVAGEYLRKGSQVYIEGALQTRKWQDQSGQERYTTEVVVNVGGTMQMLGGRQGGGAPAGGGAPQEGGAQGGWGQPQQPQGGNQFSGGQTSRPAQAAPAAQPQGGNEPPMDFDDDIPF, from the coding sequence ATGGCCAGCAGAGGCGTAAACAAAGTGATTTTGGTCGGGAATTTGGGCCAAGACCCGGAAGTCCGCTACATGCCGAATGGCGGCGCTGTTGCCAATATCACCCTGGCCACTTCCGAAAGCTGGCGTGATAAAGCAACCGGCGAGCAGAAAGAAAAGACCGAATGGCACCGTGTGGTGTTGTTCGGCAAACTGGCAGAAGTTGCCGGTGAATATCTGCGTAAAGGTTCTCAGGTCTATATTGAAGGCGCATTGCAAACCCGTAAATGGCAGGATCAAAGTGGCCAAGAGCGTTACACCACTGAAGTTGTGGTTAATGTGGGCGGTACCATGCAAATGCTGGGTGGCCGTCAAGGCGGCGGTGCTCCTGCGGGCGGTGGCGCACCACAAGAGGGCGGCGCACAAGGTGGTTGGGGTCAACCTCAGCAGCCACAAGGTGGCAACCAGTTCAGCGGCGGCCAGACTTCACGTCCTGCACAAGCAGCCCCTGCAGCACAGCCACAAGGCGGCAATGAGCCACCAATGGATTTTGACGACGATATTCCGTTCTGA
- the uvrA gene encoding excinuclease ABC subunit UvrA, with translation MDNIEVRGARTHNLKNISLIIPRDKLIVVTGLSGSGKSSLAFDTLYAEGQRRYVESLSAYARQFLSLMEKPDVDHIEGLSPAISIEQKSTSHNPRSTVGTITEIHDYLRLLFARVGEPRCPDHDVPLAAQTVSQMVDNVISQPEGRRLMLLAPVVKDRKGEHTKTLENLAMQGYIRARIDGEVCDLSDPPKLELQKKHTIEVVVDRFKVREDLAQRLAESFETALELSGGTAVVADMDNPQAEELLFSANFACPICGYSMSELEPRLFSFNNPAGACPTCDGLGVQQFFDPDRVLQNPELSLAGGAIRGWDRRNFYYFQMLRSLADHYKFDIEAPFDSLDAAIQKAVLYGSGKDTIEFKYINDRGDTTVRRHPFEGVLHNMERRYKETESSAVREELAKFISNRSCASCEGTRLRKEARYVFVQNTPLPKISDMSIGDALEFFKRLKLSGQRAQIADKILKEIGERLTFLVNVGLNYLSLSRSAETLSGGEAQRIRLASQIGAGLVGVMYVLDEPSIGLHQRDNERLLETLIHLRNLGNTVIVVEHDEDAIRAADHVIDIGPGAGVHGGEVVAEGTVDDIMATPESLTGQFLSGKREIAIPVQRVAGDPSKVLKLIGASGNNLKDVTLTLPVGLFTCITGVSGSGKSTLINDTLYPIAQRQLNGATITEPAPYRDIQGLEHFDKVIDIDQSPIGRTPRSNPATYTGIFTPIRELFAGVPESRARGYTPGRFSFNVKGGRCEACQGDGVIKVEMHFLPDIYVPCDQCKGKRYNRETLEVKYKGKNIHEVLAMTIEEAREFFDAVPALARKLQTLMDVGLSYICLGQSATTLSGGEAQRVKLSRELSKRGTGQTLYILDEPTTGLHFADIQQLLAVLHQLRDQGNTIVVIEHNLDVIKTADWIVDLGPEGGSGGGEILVSGTPETVAECTASHTARFLKPMLQRK, from the coding sequence ATGGATAATATCGAAGTTCGGGGCGCTCGCACCCATAATCTTAAGAATATCAGCCTGATTATCCCGCGCGACAAACTGATCGTGGTTACCGGTCTATCGGGTTCAGGCAAATCCTCGCTGGCTTTTGATACCCTATATGCCGAGGGGCAGCGCCGTTATGTTGAGTCTCTCTCCGCCTATGCGCGCCAATTTCTATCATTGATGGAAAAACCGGATGTTGACCATATTGAAGGTCTCTCCCCAGCTATCTCCATTGAGCAAAAATCGACCTCCCATAACCCACGTTCCACCGTGGGGACCATCACTGAAATCCATGATTACCTGCGCCTGTTATTCGCCCGTGTGGGTGAACCGCGCTGCCCAGACCACGATGTTCCGTTAGCAGCCCAAACCGTCAGCCAGATGGTGGATAACGTCATAAGTCAGCCCGAAGGCCGTCGCCTGATGCTGCTGGCACCCGTGGTAAAAGATCGCAAAGGCGAGCATACCAAAACACTGGAAAACCTGGCGATGCAGGGCTATATCCGGGCGCGGATCGACGGCGAAGTTTGCGATCTGTCTGATCCACCGAAATTAGAATTGCAGAAGAAACACACTATTGAAGTGGTGGTTGACCGCTTTAAAGTGCGCGAAGATTTGGCTCAGCGCCTGGCTGAATCATTCGAAACCGCATTGGAGCTTTCCGGCGGGACAGCAGTGGTCGCCGATATGGACAACCCTCAGGCCGAAGAACTGCTGTTCTCTGCCAATTTTGCTTGCCCAATCTGCGGCTATAGCATGAGCGAGTTGGAACCACGTCTGTTCTCCTTTAACAACCCGGCGGGTGCCTGCCCGACCTGTGATGGTTTGGGCGTACAGCAATTCTTTGACCCCGACCGTGTGCTGCAAAATCCCGAACTGTCATTGGCAGGTGGCGCGATTCGTGGTTGGGATCGCCGTAATTTCTATTACTTCCAAATGCTGCGCTCACTGGCGGATCATTATAAGTTTGATATCGAAGCGCCATTTGATTCGCTGGATGCTGCAATACAGAAAGCCGTGCTCTATGGTTCCGGCAAAGACACCATTGAATTCAAATACATTAATGACCGTGGTGATACCACCGTGCGCCGCCATCCTTTCGAGGGGGTGCTGCACAATATGGAGCGCCGTTATAAAGAGACGGAATCCAGTGCGGTGCGCGAAGAGTTAGCTAAGTTTATCAGCAACCGCTCCTGTGCTTCCTGTGAAGGTACCCGCCTGCGCAAAGAAGCACGTTATGTCTTTGTGCAAAATACCCCGCTGCCGAAAATCTCGGATATGAGCATCGGCGATGCCCTTGAGTTTTTCAAGCGCTTAAAATTGAGCGGCCAAAGAGCGCAAATTGCCGATAAGATTCTGAAAGAAATCGGCGAGCGATTAACGTTTTTGGTCAATGTCGGCCTGAATTATCTGTCGCTGTCCCGTTCTGCAGAAACCCTCTCCGGTGGCGAGGCACAGCGCATCCGCCTGGCCAGCCAGATTGGTGCGGGCTTGGTCGGTGTTATGTATGTGCTCGATGAGCCGTCCATCGGGCTACATCAGCGCGATAATGAACGTTTGCTGGAGACCCTGATTCACCTACGTAATCTGGGCAATACCGTGATTGTGGTGGAGCATGATGAAGATGCTATCCGCGCCGCAGATCATGTGATTGATATCGGCCCAGGTGCGGGTGTGCATGGTGGCGAAGTCGTCGCGGAAGGAACTGTCGATGACATTATGGCGACACCAGAGTCATTAACCGGGCAGTTCCTCAGCGGCAAGCGGGAAATCGCCATACCGGTGCAACGCGTTGCGGGTGATCCGAGCAAAGTATTAAAACTGATCGGCGCCAGTGGCAATAATCTAAAAGACGTCACGCTGACGCTGCCTGTCGGGCTGTTCACTTGCATTACCGGTGTCTCCGGTTCTGGTAAATCAACACTGATTAATGACACTTTATACCCTATTGCGCAGCGCCAACTGAACGGCGCGACTATTACTGAACCGGCGCCATACCGTGATATCCAAGGACTGGAACACTTTGATAAGGTTATCGATATTGACCAAAGCCCGATTGGCCGGACTCCGCGCTCGAACCCGGCCACCTATACCGGTATCTTTACGCCAATTCGCGAGCTATTTGCCGGAGTACCGGAATCGCGCGCTCGGGGTTATACACCGGGCCGCTTTAGCTTTAACGTGAAAGGTGGGCGTTGCGAGGCCTGTCAGGGTGATGGCGTCATTAAAGTTGAAATGCACTTCCTGCCGGATATTTATGTGCCTTGCGACCAATGCAAAGGGAAGCGCTATAACCGCGAGACACTGGAAGTTAAGTACAAAGGTAAAAATATTCACGAAGTGCTGGCGATGACCATCGAAGAGGCGCGCGAATTCTTTGATGCTGTACCAGCCTTGGCGCGCAAGCTGCAAACCTTGATGGATGTTGGCCTGTCGTATATTTGTCTGGGCCAGTCGGCTACCACCTTGTCGGGCGGGGAAGCACAGCGAGTCAAATTGTCACGCGAACTGTCAAAACGCGGCACTGGCCAGACATTATATATTCTGGATGAACCCACCACCGGTTTGCACTTCGCGGATATTCAGCAACTCCTGGCGGTACTGCATCAATTGCGGGATCAGGGCAATACCATTGTGGTCATTGAGCATAATCTGGATGTTATCAAAACCGCAGACTGGATTGTCGATTTGGGGCCAGAGGGTGGCAGTGGCGGGGGGGAAATTTTGGTTTCTGGCACACCTGAAACCGTCGCAGAATGCACAGCATCACACACGGCTCGATTCCTCAAACCGATGTTGCAGCGCAAATAG
- a CDS encoding MmcQ/YjbR family DNA-binding protein: MNNSALLEYCMSKPGAVQSDHEEWQANQIKVADVMFAMVGETGGRPSISLKTSPELAESLREQHPEIVPSEHLNKAHWNTVFLDGKLPNSQFYSLIDRSYQLVFQGLPEHRRQELVV, encoded by the coding sequence ATGAATAATTCGGCATTACTGGAATACTGCATGTCCAAACCGGGGGCTGTGCAGAGTGACCATGAGGAATGGCAAGCAAATCAGATTAAAGTGGCGGACGTGATGTTTGCCATGGTGGGAGAGACGGGTGGACGCCCCTCTATCTCATTGAAAACCAGCCCTGAATTGGCCGAAAGCCTACGTGAGCAACATCCGGAGATCGTGCCGAGTGAACACTTGAATAAAGCGCACTGGAACACGGTGTTTCTGGATGGCAAATTACCTAACTCACAGTTCTATTCGCTCATTGACCGCTCTTATCAATTGGTATTCCAAGGGTTACCAGAACATAGAAGACAAGAGTTGGTTGTCTGA
- a CDS encoding amino acid aminotransferase — MFQNVDAYAGDPILSLMESFKADNRAHKVNLSIGLYYNEQGEIPLMQAVNAAEAQLSAQPHGTPVYLPMEGLQPYRSAIQQLLFGAEHPMLVQKRVATIQTVGGSGALKVGADFLNHYFPDSQVWVSDPTWENHVAIFSGAGFKVNTYPYFDNDKLAVKFDQMLATLQQLPAKSIVLLHPCCHNPTGSDLTNAQWDQVIEVAKARDLIPFLDIAYQGFGAGLEEDAYAIRAMAAAELPCLVSNSFSKIFSLYNERVGGLSVVCESEEAAGRVLGQLKATVRRNYSSPPNFGAQVVSKVLHNTELRAQWQAEVEQMRVRIIEMRSTLVAALKASLPHRNFDYLLQQRGMFSYTGLSAAQVERLREEFGVYLIASGRMCMAGVNHSNVQRVAAAFAAVQ; from the coding sequence GTGTTCCAAAATGTTGACGCCTATGCAGGTGACCCGATCCTGTCGCTGATGGAAAGTTTTAAAGCCGATAACCGCGCACATAAAGTGAACTTGAGTATTGGGCTTTATTATAATGAGCAGGGTGAGATCCCATTGATGCAGGCAGTCAACGCTGCCGAAGCGCAATTAAGTGCCCAGCCACACGGAACCCCGGTCTATTTGCCGATGGAGGGTCTGCAACCTTATCGCAGCGCCATCCAGCAGCTATTATTTGGTGCAGAACACCCGATGTTGGTGCAGAAACGGGTGGCGACCATCCAAACCGTGGGTGGCTCTGGTGCATTGAAAGTCGGTGCTGATTTTCTGAATCATTATTTCCCCGATTCACAGGTTTGGGTCAGTGATCCGACTTGGGAAAACCACGTTGCTATTTTTAGTGGCGCAGGTTTTAAAGTGAATACCTACCCGTATTTTGATAATGACAAATTGGCTGTGAAGTTTGACCAAATGCTGGCAACACTCCAACAGTTACCGGCCAAAAGCATTGTGTTATTGCACCCTTGTTGCCATAACCCGACGGGGTCGGACCTGACAAATGCGCAGTGGGATCAGGTTATTGAAGTGGCTAAAGCCCGTGATTTAATCCCATTCCTGGATATTGCTTATCAGGGCTTTGGGGCCGGGTTAGAGGAAGATGCCTATGCTATCCGCGCGATGGCGGCAGCAGAATTACCCTGTTTAGTCAGTAACTCTTTCTCAAAAATCTTCTCCCTTTATAACGAGCGGGTGGGCGGTTTGTCTGTGGTGTGTGAAAGTGAGGAGGCTGCGGGCCGCGTATTGGGGCAACTGAAAGCCACTGTGCGCCGTAACTATTCCAGCCCACCAAACTTTGGTGCGCAGGTGGTTTCTAAAGTGCTGCATAACACTGAATTACGGGCACAATGGCAGGCTGAAGTGGAACAAATGCGTGTGCGTATTATTGAAATGCGCAGCACTTTAGTTGCAGCTTTGAAAGCCTCACTGCCACATCGTAATTTCGATTACTTGCTGCAACAACGCGGGATGTTCAGTTATACCGGTCTGAGTGCTGCTCAGGTGGAGCGCTTGCGTGAAGAGTTTGGTGTGTATCTGATTGCCAGCGGCAGGATGTGCATGGCGGGCGTTAATCACAGTAATGTCCAGCGCGTTGCGGCAGCTTTTGCGGCGGTACAGTAA
- the alr gene encoding alanine racemase — MKAATAVIDRRALRHNLQQVRRMAPQSRLIAVVKANAYGHGLLEIAHTLQDADCYGVARIGEALMLRSGGIVKPILLLEGFFAAEDLAVLVANRIETAVHSIEQLAALEAANLSAPINVWMKLDTGMHRLGVRPEQAKAFYQRLSACRNVIQPVNIMSHFSRADEPQVDTTRQQLDCFDAFAADKPGKQSIAASGGILLWPESHRDWVRPGIILYGVSPMDEPYASHFDLLPAMALKSSLIAVREHKAGEPVGYGGTWVSERDTRLGVVAIGYGDGYPRSAPSGTPIWLNGREVGIVGRVSMDMISVDLGPDATDKVGDEVLLWGAELPVEKIAVHTGISAYELITKLTSRVAMEYLGE; from the coding sequence ATGAAAGCGGCAACTGCAGTAATCGACCGCCGCGCTCTGCGACATAATTTGCAACAGGTTCGGCGTATGGCACCGCAAAGCCGCCTGATTGCAGTTGTGAAAGCAAACGCTTATGGCCACGGGTTATTAGAAATAGCGCATACCTTGCAGGATGCCGATTGCTACGGTGTCGCGCGGATTGGTGAAGCGCTGATGCTGCGATCTGGCGGAATTGTCAAACCGATTTTGTTGTTGGAAGGTTTTTTTGCTGCCGAAGATCTCGCGGTTCTGGTGGCCAATCGCATTGAAACTGCAGTACATAGTATTGAACAACTGGCAGCGCTGGAAGCTGCCAATCTCTCCGCCCCAATCAATGTTTGGATGAAACTGGATACCGGCATGCATCGTCTGGGGGTTCGCCCAGAACAAGCGAAGGCTTTTTACCAGCGCTTAAGTGCGTGCCGTAATGTCATTCAGCCAGTCAATATCATGAGCCACTTTAGCCGAGCGGATGAACCGCAAGTGGACACGACCCGCCAGCAACTTGATTGTTTTGATGCTTTTGCGGCCGATAAGCCCGGCAAACAGTCTATTGCGGCATCCGGCGGTATTTTACTGTGGCCAGAATCGCATCGTGATTGGGTGCGCCCCGGCATCATTCTGTATGGGGTTTCGCCGATGGATGAGCCCTACGCCAGCCATTTTGATCTGTTGCCGGCGATGGCATTGAAATCCAGTCTGATTGCTGTTCGTGAGCACAAAGCCGGTGAACCTGTGGGTTATGGTGGCACTTGGGTCAGTGAGCGGGATACGCGGCTGGGGGTGGTGGCGATTGGCTATGGTGATGGATATCCGCGTAGCGCCCCGTCGGGCACCCCAATATGGCTGAATGGCCGCGAGGTTGGCATTGTTGGCCGGGTCTCAATGGATATGATTTCCGTTGATTTGGGGCCGGATGCCACGGATAAAGTCGGCGACGAAGTTTTGCTATGGGGGGCTGAATTACCGGTTGAAAAAATTGCCGTGCACACCGGTATCAGCGCCTATGAATTGATTACTAAGCTGACCTCCCGTGTCGCGATGGAATATCTGGGGGAATAA
- the dnaB gene encoding replicative DNA helicase: protein MAAKKPTNNMTEPRDRQMEGLKLPPHSLEAEQSVLGGLMLDNERWDNVSERVASNDFFSRPHRRIFTEMQRLLENSKPIDLITLSESLEQKGDLESVGGFAYLAELSKNTPSAANIGAYADIVRERAVVREMISVANEIADAGYDPQGRSSEDLLDLAESKVFQIAESRANKDEGPKSVDQILEATVARIEQLYQRPHDGVTGVSTGFTDLDKKTAGLQKSDLIIVAARPSMGKTTFAMNLCENAAMMQEKPVLIFSLEMPGDQIMMRMLASLSHVDQTRIRTGQLDDEDWARISSTMGILMEKRNMYIDDSSGLTPTEVRSRARRIFREHGGLSLIMIDYLQLMRVPSLSDNRTLEIAEISRSLKALAKELQVPVVALSQLNRSLEQRADKRPVNSDLRESGSIEQDADLIMFIYRDEVYHENSDEKGIAQIILGKQRNGPIGSVRLKFNGQWSRFDNYAGPQYDDE from the coding sequence ATGGCAGCGAAAAAACCCACCAACAATATGACCGAGCCACGCGATCGCCAGATGGAAGGGCTGAAACTCCCACCTCATTCGCTGGAGGCAGAGCAGTCCGTGTTGGGCGGTTTGATGCTGGATAATGAGCGCTGGGATAACGTCTCTGAGCGCGTAGCCAGCAATGACTTTTTCAGCCGACCACATCGCCGGATCTTTACTGAAATGCAGCGCTTGCTGGAAAACAGCAAGCCGATCGATTTGATCACTTTATCCGAGTCATTGGAACAAAAGGGTGATTTGGAATCGGTAGGCGGCTTTGCCTATCTGGCTGAATTGTCAAAAAATACGCCAAGTGCGGCGAATATCGGTGCTTATGCAGACATTGTTCGTGAACGTGCAGTTGTTCGCGAAATGATCTCGGTCGCCAATGAGATAGCCGATGCCGGTTATGATCCCCAAGGGCGCAGCAGTGAAGATCTGCTGGATCTGGCGGAATCCAAAGTGTTTCAGATCGCCGAAAGCCGGGCCAATAAAGATGAAGGGCCGAAAAGTGTCGATCAGATCCTCGAAGCCACTGTCGCGCGAATTGAGCAGCTTTATCAGCGGCCACACGATGGCGTCACCGGGGTTTCAACCGGTTTTACTGATTTGGATAAAAAAACAGCCGGTTTGCAGAAATCAGATTTAATCATTGTGGCGGCGCGTCCATCGATGGGGAAAACCACCTTTGCGATGAACTTATGCGAAAACGCCGCGATGATGCAGGAAAAACCGGTGTTGATCTTCAGTTTGGAGATGCCCGGTGATCAAATAATGATGCGTATGTTGGCGTCTTTATCACATGTTGATCAGACCCGCATTCGTACCGGTCAACTTGATGATGAGGATTGGGCGCGGATCTCCAGCACCATGGGCATATTGATGGAAAAACGCAATATGTACATTGATGACTCCTCCGGCCTGACGCCGACTGAAGTGCGCTCGCGCGCGCGGCGAATTTTCCGTGAGCACGGCGGCTTGAGCCTGATTATGATTGACTACCTGCAATTAATGCGGGTGCCGTCGCTTTCGGATAACCGCACCTTGGAAATCGCTGAAATCTCACGTTCCCTGAAAGCCTTGGCGAAAGAGTTGCAGGTGCCGGTGGTGGCGCTGTCCCAGCTTAACCGAAGTTTGGAGCAACGTGCTGATAAGCGGCCAGTTAACTCTGACTTACGTGAGTCGGGTTCTATTGAGCAGGATGCTGACTTAATCATGTTTATTTATCGTGATGAGGTTTATCACGAAAACAGTGATGAAAAAGGGATTGCACAGATTATCTTGGGAAAACAACGTAATGGCCCGATTGGCTCAGTACGCTTGAAGTTTAATGGTCAATGGTCACGCTTTGATAACTATGCTGGGCCACAGTATGACGACGAGTGA